The genomic interval taagttgtgagagtttctgtgtactagtttttgggcctataagtagtgtttctgtcttatcagagtttaacaacagaaagttacagctcatccagtcttttatctctctaaggcattgagttaatttcgacaatttagttatttcatctggttttgaggagatgtataactgtgtgtcgtcggcatagcaatggaagctaatcccatgtcttctaataatgttccctaatggaagcatgtatatcgagaagagcagaggtcctagaactgatccttgagggaccccataattaactggtaataagctggaggattcaccatttaattctacaaaatggtatcgatcagacaggtaggatctaaaccaacttaaagcctgtccatgaatacctgtgtaattttgtaagcaatctaggagaatgttgtgatctatagtgtcgaatgcagcactaaggtcaagtagaactaatagtgacatacagtctttgtccgaagctaagaacaagtcgtttgtaactttaacaagtgcagtttctgtgctatgatggggcctgaaacctgactgaaactcttcgaggatattgttctcctgtaagaaggagctcagttgaacagacacaaccttttctagtattttagacataaacggaaggtgtgaaatcggtctgtaatttgaaagtccattaggatctaaatcaggtttcttaatgagtggcctaataactgccaacttgaaggatttagggacgtgacctaaagataacgaggagttaataatattaagaagaggctcaccggctttatgtaacacttctttcagtagtttagttggaatggggtctagtgaacaagttgttgatttagctgtagtaataagtttaactaactcttcctgacctgtacttgtaaagcaatgtagttgtgtgtttagaaccttaggtgagaccgggatgctagttgctcttatgtgttgagcgtcacctattttattcctgatacttgcagaggcgtgtcaaccaagacagccccacaacatccagagacttgaggtactcagggcggatctcatccactcccggtgccttgccactgaggagcttctcaaccacctcagtgacctcagcttgggggatcgatgagtcctcaactgagccctctgcctctgcttcctcagtggaagacatgtcggtggggttgaggagatcctcgaagtactccttccaccgtccgagaatgtccccagtcgaagtcagcagattcccactcccaaaCGTTCCCAgtggaccctcacagtacgtttgggtctgccaagtctgtccaacttcctccccggccatcggatccaactcaccaccaggtggttatcagttgacagctccgcccctctctttacccgagtgtccaagacatacggccggaggtcagatgaaacaaccacaaagtcgatcatcgacctccgacctagggtgtcctgatgccatgtgtactgatggacacccttatgcttgaacatggtgtttgttatggacaaactgtgactagcacagaagtccaataacagaacaccactcggattcaggtcaggggggccgttcctcccaatcacacccctccaggtgtcactgtcgctgcccacgtgagcgttgaagtcccccagtagaacgactgagtccccggtcggagcactttccagcacccctcccagagacgccaagaaggtcgggtactctacactgccatttggcccgtaagcacaaataacagtgagagacctctccccgacccgaaggcgcagggaaacgaccctctcgttcaccggggtgaactccaacacatggctgctgagctggggggctatgagcaaggccacaccagcccgccgactctcaccgcgggcaactccagagtagtagagagcccagcctctctcgaggagttgggttccagagcccaagccgtgcgtggaggcgagcccaactatatctagttggtatctctcaacctcccgcaccagctcagactccttcccccccagcgaggtgacattccatgtccctagagccagattccgtgtccggggattgggtcgccgaggctcccgccttcgactgccacccaatccacattgcaccagccccttacggtttctcctgcaggtggtgggcccacaggagatcggccccacgtcgctccttcgggctgagcccggccgggccgcatggggtaagacccggccaccaggcgctcgcatgcgagccccaaccccgggcctgtctccagggtggggccccggttgcgccataccgggcgacgtcacggaccttgctatatttctcttcataaaggggttttgaaccgctctttgtctggcccgtcacccaggacctgtttgccttgggagaccctaccaggggcaaaaagccccagacaacatagctcctaggatcattcaggcacgcaaacccctccaccacaataaggtggcggttcaaggaggggggGAAGTTCATTATATGGAGAAAAATGTTTTCCTCAAAAAGCTTATAATTTGTTTTCGACTGAAGAAAGAAAGCTGCAAGACTTGAAAAGAGCCTGCATTACCCTGGGCCTTTTGACATACTAATGTCAGAAATCTCCTTTCGTGCCATATTGCTTTCTCTGGTAAACATTTTTATGATGTTACACATTTActtacctttattttaccaggaagtCTCACTGAGGaagtctcactgtctcactgaggTATAATGATGTTATGCATGTTTGTCAGAGACAAGGTAATGGGTTTGCAGCGTAAATTCAATGACATTGAAAAGCTTTatgtttttacaataaactgTGAGTTCTGTGGTCTAGTGTTattgtgcttgtttttatttggatAGTAGTTAATTGTTCTATAATTCAGTAACACTGCATCTTAtgatctatatattttttaaaacactgtagagaaatgaaaagtaaatttttttttttttttgtcatttttataaaagtaaaattgtCGATAAATTAACTCTATACTGTGTAATTATATTACTCTTAACAGTGTAATTAAACTACAGAGTTAAATACTTTTACACatttcattgttattttttacacagtATTGAGTAGAATTAACTCTAAAAACTGACCAAAGAGTAAATTTTACACTGATTTAGAGCGGGACCAAATGTTAATCTGAAACTCTTTAGGAGTTCAATTAacacttctgtttttactgtgtagaaatacagtacaaatataaaatgacatgaaaCCCTTTACTGTGTCCATGAACCATTTCCATGTCAtttctaatcatttttattgtatttccaTTAAACAGTAAGACGCTGTAACTGTTACAGAATGTAAATataacacactcttcatcactaattttatttacttttattttatcttcagAAAAATGAATTCACTATTGTCTCATTGTTTAGGCAGAAAAGAGCAGGAAAAATTGTCCAAAATTATTCTTTTGTGttctgaggaggaaaaaaacagactttgGGTTTGAACAGCACAAGAGTGAGGGATTAATAGATGTGTAAGAGCACACGAGGACTCCATGTGGTCATACACCATGAGGCGCAGGTTACTGACCAGTGTGAAGATGTTGGCATCGTCACTGAAGGCGTCCAGACACACGTGCTACGATGTCTCGTCCTGTACATGTAATAAACTCAGTTTACCCACAAGATGCACTTTCAGGTGTTTCATGGAAATACTTGacttttgtattattatatggTGCTAAAAACAGGTCCAggtcctgaaaaagaaagctacatttacatttatggcatttggcagatgcctttatccacaATGATGTACAGAGACTTCAGAACTTCTTTTATGGTTTGTTCAGTTATGGAACATGTTGCTGACATTTCTGTATCGGTCTTGTAATGAACTgctgctggttttttttttccttttttgagaAAGCCTGCATGTGAGTAATAAGAACAAACACTTCACCTGGAGAGaaaatttttttctcttttataaatggatgtatgattttttttccttgttgtaAAATTAGCCCATTTCCTCTAGATGCATGTTAAACCTGCTCATTCATGTAATAATCAGTGAAtgaattctttattaaataaacgcTCATCACTGAAACTGGATTTGGTTGaaggtaaataatattaattgtaGAATAACTggatttatacatatatatatatatatatatatatatatatatatatatatatatatatatgatgtaaaatgtaaaatgtgatgACCATAAATGTAATCTATAACCATGTTGTTGTGATGGGGCAGATCGTGGccaataccacaactgaggtgcccctgagcaaggcactgaaccccccaactgctctccgggcgccgcagcataaatggctgcccactgctgcgggtgtgtgttcacggtgtgtgtgtgttcactgctgtgtgtgttcacggtgtgtgtgtgttcactgctgtgtgtgtgtgtgcactttggatgggttaaacgcacagaacaaattctgagtatgggtcaccgcacttagccgtatgtcacgtcactgtcacTTAGTAATTGgatgttgtgaaaaaaaaaaaaacaattaaaaataaaagtctgatACAGATCAAATTTAATTTATCTGATTGCCAAATGTCTTTTTGATCCAGGGCGAAAGAAACCAACAGGTTCCTTTTTAAGTGTCCAAGATAAAAAAGGGAACTGAATACATATAATTTTTTAGAGTACTGGGTGAGTAAGGCTGTTCAACATGCtcatgaaaaaaatctttttttgtttctcctCCAAATAAATAGCCTGAGAGGGGAGgagaaaataagagagaggggaatggggtgggggggggggtggtcAGTACAGGAGAGAAGAAATCAGAGAGGGAGTGGGGGGGGTTTAGACACGTCAGCAAGTGTATAAAAGCGATCAGTACGGGATCGTAGAAGATGTACTGTAGTCAAAGCGAGTCCGACTTCTACGGACAGATATTTTCAACTTTAAACAGGTAAGAAACAAATCTTCATCACTTTATTTGAAATGTTATAATCAGgtcactgtttatatttaatctgttttttcatCTTGATTTGTTTAAGTTTAAACAGAGAAATCTAGCTGTCAGGAGCTTTTACTGCTCAATCTATAGCCGTTAACATTTAGATGAATTATAATCACTAAATAGTTCAAGCCaagatgttctctctctctctctctctctctctctctctctctctctaatatttAAGTGCTAAATATTAACAGTGTAATTTAAGATAAAATTGCTGTTATTGGCTTGTTTTTCACAAAtgcaaaattgtgtgtgtgcgtgtgcgcgtatgcgcgtgcgcgtgtgcgtgtgtgcgtgtgtattgcCACAAACACCAGAAAAaactacagtaaaataatattaacaaattcTAAACTCTGGAGAGATTAATGATTAAATTCCTGGGttcaaaaaacataattaatgcactgtacattaattatagtgtacattaattatactgtacattaattatagtgtacattaattatactgtacattaattatagtgtacattaattatactgtactttaattatactgtacattatactgtacattaattatactgtacattaattatattgTACATTAACGACCCTGTTCTGCTGATTGATTTTGTAACAGATTATTAGTAAAAGGATATTTTGATTAATTGATAACTGACTGATCAGTTGAGTctttggtttatttataaactgaAGAGTTAGATGACTGATTTATTTGTTGACtcattaattgattaattgattgattaattaattaggtatatgattaattgatttatttgtttactcaGTCATAATGAACAACATTCTCCTGGACGTGGTGAAGGCATGTGTCCACGCTGTGGTGTTATTGGTTGTAGGTGTGTTGACGTATGTGACCTTGGTGACGATACGTGGCTCCCAGTATCTGCGCCATAAAGTTCGCTATCATCTGCTCCTGCAGCACTGTATCTGTCTCACAGTCTTCTACGCTGTGGGCAGTGTGATACACGGCATTCGCTCCCTGCATCTCCCCATCACACGCCTTACCTGCTGGGTCCTGTTTGACATCCAGGTGGTGTTTGGGGGTGGCATCACCTTCACCCTCACCCTCATGTGCATGTGCACGTGTCTCGCTGTGTGCTGCCCGCTGCAATTCGAACCGCTGGTGAACTACTACTACTTGTTGATAATATTAGCATGGATCATGGCTCTGATAAACCCACTGGTTTATACGGCGTTAGCGTTTGTACAGAAGTCATGGCACTATGTGATCTCCCCAGACGAAAAGTGCCCCACAGCTCTGGAGGGAACAGAGTTCAGCATGAACATGCTGCTGTTTCTCAACATCATGGTGATGCTTATCTTCAGCAGTTACTTCCTCATCTGTCTGGAGGGTCACCAATTAGGTCATTTCTCTTGGTCTAACAGAAGAGCACGTCGAACCATCCTCATCCACATGCTGCAGTTCAGCCTGTACCTCGTACCCACTTACATCGTCATCTCCGGCATGCACATGGAGATCGCTGGAGAAATCGTCACTTTCCTGTTATTCAGCATGTCACAGGTTCTCAGTCCAGTCATTTACAGTCTACAGTGTGAGGAATTCAGCACAGAAATCCCACATTTAATCCCTAAGTGCTGTTATGAGTGTGTGACCCATGAGCCCGGTGCAAGTGGGGAGCAGCGTGAAAGCCCCTGGTCAAGCAGACGTCCCTCAGTAGCAGTGATCAGTACAGGAACCAGCACCAACCCGTGTACCATTAATCTCCACGTGTCTGCCAATGACTCTGATGAAAAGAACAACGATCACATTAGTGAAGAATACGAGGAAACTTTAGTGTGAAAAGTGACGATTTGGGTAAAACACAGAACTGTGCACAGAATTTCAACAACTTAATTTCACACGTTAGAGAACAGCACTGATACGTTCATTAGACTGAGACACTAATCATATACtcttttgtatatgtatatataacttTTGCCTCCGTGCTATTTTACATTTGGGGGAAAAACACAAATAGTTTAGtttaaactttattgtcattgcacatgAATACAAggtaataaaatacagttagactctaaccagaagtgcagtATATGTACAGataaacatcataaatatttatacatataatctatacagtatatgaatattcagaacattttaatataaatatcaaaAACCATGACTgtgtaattcttttattttattcattatcttCATTTCCTGTAGATAAACCCTTATTGTTCTGTCAGGTGGGATCTttaacacaatgacacacaaacatttgtcaGTTGTTTGAGTTACAGACTAATGATATAAAACTGTGACAAGAAAAATATGTATAAGTGTCTAAATTTTATTGTCAtaactgtaaatatttcacttaTTATAAGAATATCTGgtgctgtgtgtattgtggcCTTAAGCAGAGCTGCACTGTGTCGTGTGTTTCAGctttatatacactacatatttatagaatttatgtgtttgtgttttataactTATATATCTTTGTGTGAACTCATGCTAACAAagcaacacacttacacactaagactcttacacactcactcacccacacacacactcacccacacactcactcactcacacaaacagtaaaacaaGCTAAATTCTTTACTTCATTACAGGACTGACCATCAGAGCTGCCATACAGATTACTCTCATAAAGCTTTACTGACTTTTTGTGAAAGttgacacagaaaataaaataaataacttgttTAAAGAGTGAAAATTATTCATCATTTTTTCTCTCAGTTTGATCCAGAGAAAGTTCAGTAAATCTCTGCAGTAGAGCAGAAGTATAAGTCAGACATCCCAAGTGTCCCGCATATTGATAGCGGCTCCCTGATGCCCGCAAATTAGTTACAATCTCCCGGAATCTAGAGCGAGCGAGCAACAGCATGCAtgcgagacagagagggagggggagcgagagaccttgcgtgtgtgtgctagtgtacgtgtgtgcgtcGTTAAGCGCATGTAAgacagagagcatcctgacTGGCCTGTTTCGGTAAGTCAACCAATCAATTGTCAGTGTGGGCGTGGCTTTTATCTCTTCTCCCGACcgaattaaaggtggggtctccgttgtttgaaagccaatgttgacatttgaactcaccaaaacaaacacgcccctaacccaaatgggtcccacccct from Tachysurus vachellii isolate PV-2020 chromosome 1, HZAU_Pvac_v1, whole genome shotgun sequence carries:
- the LOC132842873 gene encoding uncharacterized protein LOC132842873, translated to MNNILLDVVKACVHAVVLLVVGVLTYVTLVTIRGSQYLRHKVRYHLLLQHCICLTVFYAVGSVIHGIRSLHLPITRLTCWVLFDIQVVFGGGITFTLTLMCMCTCLAVCCPLQFEPLVNYYYLLIILAWIMALINPLVYTALAFVQKSWHYVISPDEKCPTALEGTEFSMNMLLFLNIMVMLIFSSYFLICLEGHQLGHFSWSNRRARRTILIHMLQFSLYLVPTYIVISGMHMEIAGEIVTFLLFSMSQVLSPVIYSLQCEEFSTEIPHLIPKCCYECVTHEPGASGEQRESPWSSRRPSVAVISTGTSTNPCTINLHVSANDSDEKNNDHISEEYEETLV